GAAAGCTTTGAGAAAATGTAAGTGAAAACATGGCAAGTATTGCTTTCGGTTTTAAAAGCAAAAGCTCTACTTCTAGTTTCTTTAATGTTGAAATTTCAGAGGTGCAAAATGAACATATGTTTGTACACAAGAAGCTACAAGGCTGTATGTTGAAGTTAAATGTTAATAGTTTTGCGTCAGCTCTGCTCCACTCATTGAAAAAAAATTAGGTTCTACCAGTTTTAGTACTTCTTTGTGAAATTCAAATTGCAAGGCAGCAGCTTTTTTGCGACCTCGCAAAACCCGTAGTTCAAATTTAAATGTGATGAATGATGATTTATGAAAGTGTGAAGCTACCAAGTTCAAATCATGGGTTCCTCTGTTTTATGGCATCTAATTCAATATATATTTCTGATGCACCTCTTTGTTTGTACAGTTCTACGATTACTGTCTTTATGATGCTATGTATCTCCCCATCAATAGTTTCATCCcttttttttgtaaaatttatACTTTGTTGTTCAAATGATTTTGAGTTGTCTTCTTGACATTTTTTTTCTGTATATATTCTTATTTTCCAGAATTGTGCACACCCTGAGTCACAAATTTCGTAGTGCAACCAGCATCGTGAAAAAGCCATTGAGATTACCCATTAAATCAGATCATGTCCTTGTAAAAATAATCTATGCTGGCGTTAATGCAAGTGATGTAAGTCTGTAGCTATCTCCAAGTTTCTACTACATAGCTCatttctgaattaatttgacAAAGGAAAATTTTATGTATTTTAACCCCATATATTGTTATCTCATAAGTTCTCAGTCTTGTGACCATCCTTTCCTAAGATGATCTTTGTTAGATATGTATTTACCTTGTAAAGGGAAATGACATAAATAGTGTTGAAGTTAATCGATTAGATTTTATGACGCGTCCATAAAGAAGACTGGTTATTGAGCTAGATGCATGATTTATATTAACATGTGTACCAAAGCTTATAAACTGAGCTAGGAATGCATTATGTAATCATGTTATCCCCAGACTTCATTTCAGTTAAAGTACTAATTTGGGAATCTATTAGCCAATCTCAAATTTGAATATAAGCTGATGATTGCAAACTATGATTGGAAATTCCTCAACTAGTGGAGAAATGGCACTGCATGATAATGTAAAAACCTATGCATGGGTTATTCTCACACATTCGACTCATAATTTTAccatttttttttatgatttttatgCATTCCCGGGCTTTTCTGCTGTTGTTTTATAACTAACATACAACTAGCCAATTTAGTCAACTCCATGGTTGCAGGTTTTGTTACACGTGAGGAGAAAAATCTTCACTACCAGAATTAatgtatatgattttttttttaaaattactcTTGTAAGGATATATTTGTCAAGGAACCAGTTACTCTAAAATCTCAAGGTTTTAGAGAATGGCCCtttccaggatcttatattattctaacactccccctcactcgaaagcccatttatgggtcgaagagtggatcaCGGGCACCCATCTTTGGGGCTTAAATGTGCCTTTCGTGTCCCTCATAAATTATGAGAAATGTTGGGGGTGGCAGACATCGAACCTGAGTCCTCTGCCAGTCTGAGCtctgagctctgataccatgtcaagGAACCAGTTACTCTAAACCTCAAGGTTTTAGAGAATGACCCtttccaggatcttatattattgtAACAATATTAGTATACAGTGCCGATTAGAAGTAATAAACCATTTTTTTGACACTTCCCTCTCCCCGACCAAGTTGCTATTGTAATTTAAGATTGAGGGGTCCACTTGCAGGACAAATTAGATTTTCATTACATTATTTGTTTTAGTTCAAAGAACTTCTGGGCGAAGCATGAAAATCTTATACCCCTTTCTGTGCAACATAGCTAATCTGAGTATATATATTTACACCTCCCATGAAGTTACTATGCAATAATTGTTACTGTATCATCATGTGTTTAGTCAGGCTTGTTATCCTAACAACATCATTCTGTGGCAGGTAAACTTTAGTTCTGGTCGTTATTTTAGTGGAAACAGCAAGGAGATCGAGTCCCGCCTTCCATTTGACGCTGGATTTGAGGTGCGAAAGTGCTTCCAAGTCTCACACTATTTCTTTGTAGTGTTTATTTGAAGATCTATTGTTGTTCAAATATATCCACAAATGTGTATGTGTGCTCTTTTTGATGCTAATGAACCTATATAGTTTTTAAAGGTCTAACCTGAAAAAGTGTCTACTACCCTTGATTCAAATAATAATTGTATAGGTTCATTAGCATTAAAGAGCATTCACACATAGGTTCATTTGTTAATATAAACAAATCCATGTATTTAAAACAAGCATTAATCGCGTTATAAAAATCTATAACATGCTATGTACTGATATTCgcattaattattttttttgaagtTAGTTACATTGTTTAGATTTCTCTAGAacgtgtgtgtgtatgtatgtttTCGTAATTTCGGTATTGAAATTACTTATGATTTTGTTctgaaaaatttatattttatcaaAAGAAATATATTGGGAAATTCAAACCGTTCCATCTTAGATTGTTGACTTGTGTAAATCTCTGCAAAGCATTcttattaaaattcataataattaatctGTTTTCTTAACTCGTTTTAGGGCTGCTGATAAGTTTGAAAAAGAGGAACACTCAGCTATCTGATTCGTTTCAATTAGAATAGAAAATTGTGGCATCCTCAATAGAGTCATTCTGTATTCTTAGTAGTGATTTGTGTATAAAGTAGTACATATTTGTTTGCATTTCGCAGTATCTTGTTTCTTAAGCTCTTTAAAAGCAGGTACATTCTTGTACATTGTTATATTTGTTATTACTAGAAATTTCAGTTCATTATTTGGTGGTAAATTTTATAACTAGGAACAAATAGTTAGCCCACTTAAAGGGGGAAAATACTCCAGATAACATTACCTAGGAAAGGAATTGCAATTAATTTAGTAGATAGTGAGACTAAAGAGTCTTCTAGTTTTTCTTATCAACACCTTGACCTTTCAATCAATTAAAGTTTTTTATTGTGCATTGTGCAATTTTGTCTCTATCACCTCAAATGTTATTTTGTTAATTACCTAATTCCCACATACTCTGTCTGCAAAGCACATGCATTTCTTATCTAAGATAGAGTTAGTGTAGACTTGAGAAGTCTGAAAGCATGCATAAGGTGTGGTGTAAATCAAACTTAGTTAGCTGCAGTCAATCGGATGACACATGACACATGCAATTCTCTGTTCTTCAGGCTGTGGGGCTAATTGCTGCCGTCGGTGATTCAGTTAGGCATTTAAAAGTTGGCTCTCCAGCTGCAATAATGATATTTGGAGGTTATTCTGAATTCACGATGGTAAACTAGTTAAAAAATATGGTCTTTTCCTTGTTGAATTTTATATGTGTGTGATACTTGATATATTGTGTTAAAAATTGTGTACATATGAAATTGTATGCCGCTGTAATTAGGTACCCTCAAAGCACATCCTTCCTGTGGCAAGGCCAGATCCTGAAGTTGTAGCTATGCTAACCTCTGGACTTACAGCATCGATTTCTCTGGAAAAGGTTGTTACCCACAAAACTTTTATTTTTTATGTCCAATTGGAGAAATTTTAGTATTTCAATTATCCTAAAAGCCCCTACTATTGATTACACTATATTTGTATCATTAAAATAGTTATAAATTGGCTGACACTGTTGAGTGGAACTTGTAGGCAGCACAAATGGATCATGGGAAAGTAGTTCTAGTCACTGCTGCTGCAGGAGGGACGGGTCAATTCGCTGTCCAGGTATACTTTCGAACATAATATGAAATCTTCATGCTATCACATGTTACGGTCCATCTCCTTTAAATATCTTTGTAAAGCATGAGTATCATATATAGAGCATTGAGCAGAAAGATTGATATAATTTACGTTTTCTTTTATCAAAATTATCTTTACCAATATTTAGAGTATCTTATCATTATTGTTTTTAATAGACCTCAGCATTTTGTCAATTTTAACCCCGCACAGGCACAAACTGTTATATAGAACTTCCTTCTGGGAAATTTGTGAATAAAAGAATCTGATACCTATCAAAAGAACTCTATAATAAAATGCATCCTTTTTGGAGATTTTTTCATGCATCTTCCTATTTTTGATAAATAAGACTGTCAAATCTGTCAGACATGATTAAAGtaatataaaaaaaaagaatGAGCAAGTAGAGTAATCATGCTTATATTTGGTAGCAGTAAAGGAAAAACTCAGGCAATATAGCAGAGAATAGTTTTGAAAGCCAGCTCTAAAAGGGTTTCTTCATTAGTCTGTTTCTTACTTGAAAGTTTTTGAATAGCTGTCTTAATATATATAGAGGTAGGTGGTTGTTCCATGTTTGTCTACGTATACTGATGAAAAATTAGCTGAttttgatttgtgatgaatgcAGCTTGCTAAACTGGCTGGAAATACAGTAATAGCAACGTGTGGAGGTAAAGACAAGGCAAATCTTTTGAAAGAGTTGGGCGTTGATCGAGTTATAGACTACAAAGCAGAAGATATCAAAACGGTATCCTGAAAGTCAAATTTTTTTACTCGTATATGTTCTTTTTGAGCATGCTTACAACTTGAAATTGTCCATTATCTGGTATCTTGAAGAAGATTTTTGGGATATGTCTCCCATCGGCCTTTTTAGATAATGGAAAACAATAATAATTCTATTAATCACCTGGGATTTGCATAATGGACACAAATTGTAAGCAAATGAAAAACAAAGTAATTAGCAAAATCGTAGTAAACTGTATCCGCCTGTAGGCGTAGGGTTGAAATTCCATTAGGATtgtattaaaaaaatataatatatatatcatTGATCTTTGAAGTACTAAAAATGAATTAAGATTCGAATCCCATCGTTAAcacattttatattattagaAATGAAAATACTAACAAATGTCTAAAGCCAGTAAAATTGTAGGTATCAAAAGAGGCCATGAGATCAATATTGATAATTACATATTCATACATATACAGAACAACATAAAAACATACATATAGTTAATTATATATGTTACCaataatttattatataattttgtttttaaatttttaatacaGACCCCTGCCTTGCACGGATTTTAAACGTGCTTGTATTAGTAATAAGTGAAATTTTCACTGCAACTTGTATTAACAGTTTACTTCCCCAATACCCACCAAATTCTGTTTAATACTTATATGTCTAGGATCATATAATTATCTTGAACCTTTACAGTTGATTTATATGTGCTATTCATCTTATAAGTCTTGGATCTTTATATGAAGTCTCGTGTACTCAGGTTCTAAAGGAGGAGTTCCCTAAAGGTGTTGATATCGTGTATGAGTCTGTTGGTGGACAGATGTTTGATCTATGCTTAAATGCTTTAGCAATTTATGGACgacttgtggtgattggaatgATTTCTCAGGTTGGTGGCTCTATAAATATGTATTTGAGATTTCAGGTCTTGTTTGTTGCTTTATCCATTCATTTTAGGATTAAGTTGTTAAGCATGTACCTGTAATTTGTGTTGCAACTAATAAGTTCTTATCTCAGTATCAAGGAGAACATGGATGGAAACCATTAAATTATACTGGAGTATGTGAGAAGCTTCTAGCAAAAAGCCAAACTTTGGTACGTAAGCCATCTTGCAGTATGGCAAACTTAAGTTTTCATGTTTCTGACATGCTCATTTAGTGGAGACTTTGACTTTGATAGTGAATCAGCAGCATCaaatacataataataataataataataataataataataataataaaaagtaATGTAATGTGATTATAAAATTGCACTCAGGTTGACACAATAAAATTGCCTTAATTTGCAAAATATCATACTTTACAGCCCATTTGTAATATTACATGtttatttatgaaattaattaaGATTTGGCGGACAAAAAACTCCATTTATATTTTATGCACTAAACTCAATGTGCTTTGTAACTTTCTTGTGAAGAAAAACTTCAAACTTTACTTTTAGCATATTGAAACAACATTCTGATAATAGGAACATGGATGAGATCGCAACACAAAATATATTAGTATCTCGCTCCTATCTTCATTATCTGTGTTGAGATTCTATGATCAAAATGCCCTCTATGTTCTTCTTGATTAAATATCAGTGACAACAGTTTAGGGTGTTACgcattataaattttattatgaCTAATGTGGCTTATCTATATGTTTGTCTGCTAGCATTAAACTTCCATTACTTGTTATAATGAATTGTTTTATGTGTTACTTATGCTGATGCCTCCTTTGGCAGGTTGGATTTTTCCTCAATCATTACACGCACGTTTGGCAACAGCATCTAGATAAGCTGGTCCAATTATATACGATGGGAAAGCTAAAGGTAAAAATATACTCACCTGGCACTTTTAGTTTAGATATTCTCTAATGCATAGAATTTTCACAGAACTTGCATAAATAACTACTTGAATGTTAGTTGTGCTTATATTAGTGAAACTGTTCTTTGAGCAGTGGTGTACATATCAGGCACAGTTGTGTCTTGCAAATACCAAATCGTAAATGATTGCTTTATGTCTTCCATATTTCTTACCACAAGAAAAATATTTAGGTTAATTGTGCAAGTGAAACATTAATTGTGGTCCATTTCttcatagggtgcaaagttatATGATATATTTTAGCTTTTATAAATGTTTGGAAGTTCAAGTTCTGTTGCAAAAATGACTTTGTTTGACCTGCTTCCAGACATATTTTAGCTGATAATCTTTAAAGCTGACTGAGATGGGTTCATGGTTTACATGATAAATATGTATCCTAAGAATTGGTTTATCTttcttcaagtctttaaaattttGGACACAAGCagcataattttttttatgagTACATTAATCTGGTTAACCTCTCGAATATTTATTCTAAATTTCTTAAGAGCATATTCAACTAGCCAGACCTATAATCCACTTGGATGTTGAAGGAAATATCGAGTgcatttaaataaaataagcaaAGGCATGCATGCAGATTCAGGTTAATGAATAGATATTGTAATAGGCTTAAATAATGGAGTTGTAAATCAAGTTGAAATTACTCAAATTGGCATATAGTCTAAGCATCAAGTCTGATGCTGTGGGGCAATTTGTTAGAATTGATTTTAAGACATTAATGTACAACCAATCTAGAAAGCAGGGGTTCGGCACCTACCCAGTGCATGGCGCATCCGATACGTTCGGGTGCGGGGGTGCGCGGGGATGCGGCCAGAAGATACGTACGGGATGCGCCACCAGGCGTGTCACCGTATTTTACTGCTCCAAGTCGTGGAGGGTGCGGGAATGGCGTACATCGTATTAGAGTATAAGATTGAAAGGAGAGAAAGAGATGTCGTCATTGTTGTTCGTATCCCATCGTTTTTGTCGGATCTGTGTTAGGTTGATTCATTGAGATGTGTAATACAGAGTATAAATTCCGTTATAAGTTGGCTTATTggcttataagcccgtaacagcttattgacgagtgtttgtcgacccagcTTATAAGtttgaatttacaacttataagctgataagttgaatgttggtaacgacgtactttttcacaacttattttttatttttcgtttttttattaattttaattttagaatatatttttttaaatgttaatataacttaaaatataagaattaagataattatatataaaaattatttattttaattcatttaaataaaaacaattctgacttataagttaaattatccaaacacttatataattTAGAGTTATTTGCAAAATGCATCCCCTTGGTTTGGTCAAAATGCATTTTTTTACCTATACTTTAGATAACTGCACTTTGCATCCCCTTACTATTTCGGCGCGACAAATTGCACCCTTTTCgttaaatttgttaaaattctcAGGAGCattttaggaaattaaaatatttaattataattagatcattatttaagttttttgaccctctaaatgataCTTTTCGAAAAAATTTAAAGAACGAAAATTATAGAGAACGAAAAAATCTTTTCAAAACAATAACattcaaaattatcaaaaaatttacgaagccaaaattaaataaaatatatacttattgaatttattaaaaacaattataaaaaatatatttcaatttTGAACCTTTTTATTTCGAGAAGATCTTTTTATTCTCTACAACTTCCGTTCTTTAAATTTTTTCTAAAAGtatcatttagagggtcaaaaaacttaaataatgatctaattataattaaatattttaatttcctaaaatGCCCCTgagaattttaacaaatttaatGAAAATGGTGCAATTTGTCGCGCCGAAATAGTAAGGGGATGCAAAGTGCAGTTATCTAAAGTATAGATAAAAAAATGCATTTTAGCCAAACCACGGGGATGCATTTTGCAAATAACTCTATAATTTATAAGTATTTATTAACTTATCACTTATTACTCACTTATTCactttaagtcataagttacttattttaagatttcccaaacgggcacaaTGTGTGTATATATCATATATGTGGGGTGTATCAGTCAGACTTGTGTTCACTGTGATGGGTTGGCTGTTTTAGTGTCAGTCACTTGAAATTACTACCGAGCCACCTACTGATGACACAATATGTTTTCTTTTGCATAAAATTGGATGTTAGTATTATTTTTACACATAAGATAAGTTTAGTTTTGTGCTGGGTACCTGTGTTTGGCAAATGACCACTTTTTGCTATGTCTTTTAAGTAATTATTTTGTTTGATTTTCTAATTAAAATgcaattattaaattatttataatatatatttatttattttgaaatattataaaatttattttaaatattttaatagtTTCCGTATCCCCCCACCTGAATCTCAATATTTTGAAATTTACCGAATTCTTGTATGCCTGTATCAAGCAACCGCACTCATGCTTCCTAGAGTCAACTAATAGATGCATGCAGACTATTAATATATCATACAAAGACTAGATTTAAAAGTTAAATCATCAGTAAGATTAGGCTTAATGACCTTTTAAGCCTCAAATTTTGCACAAATATACTCATCTGCTGCTCCTGTGGTTCAGAAACGGACCGCCCGATTCACCGGCTTTTTTCTCCCGTAAATTGTTTTTTTCCCGGATCAAGGGTAAAATGATATTTTTCGGGTAAAAATGAACGTTTTTGAATCACAAGGGCAATTGGATATATTTGTGCAAACCTTGAGGCTTAAAAGGTCATTGAGCTATAGGATTTTAATAATTCCCTACTTGGTGGTAAGAGTCACTGCATTGTTCGTGTGCCTTTAAATACGAAACTCATAAACATACATAAATCTGTGTGGTAGGTCTTAATCGATCCAAAAAGGTTCTTGGGCCTTCATTCTGTTGCCGATGCAGTTGAACATCTGCATTCTGGAAAAAGTGTCGGCAAGGTACAAACTATTAATATATGTTGCTCTTTATCTTGCCACTTTTTTCATACAATAATTTTAACCAAAATAATTTGTACAGGTGGTGGTATGTATTGATCCATCATACAGTAACCAATCTTCAAAGCTATGAAGCATGTTCCTGCTTTTAGAAATGTGAATTAAAGCATCAAGACTATCCAAGAAATGCATAGCCAGACCTTGCACACGGCTATTGCCGTAGTTGCCATGGGGACGAGCATAGTTTGTAATTCAAATAAAATCTCTCCCCATAGTTGCGTACTTGTATTATGTACTAAACTGGTCTTATTACAATATGTTTTTTTTGATTACAATATGTTTAATCAAGCTATGAAGTCTTTATAATTCCGACTATAATCATCATTTGTAGTGTATAGAGGCACAATCCAAGACGTGTTACAGTTAaatctcgataaatgaataacCTCTTTAAGTAGCTTTTAATATAGTGATATAGAAAGACTAGTGCATTATTGGTTGAATTTAGCATATTTCAGAATTCCCGTTTGTCACGTTTCTATTGGCTGAGAAGGAAGCACATCGATTGCCAAGTTAAATTAATATTTGGTTATTCATTTATATCTTAATCATTTCATCCATCTTTCACCCTCATCTCATTCTCTTAATATTTCTCATTGTcttattaaaaaaaataacacTCGTACTTAATTTTACTCTCTGACTATATACACACTCATACATATTTTGTATATTCcaagcaatatatatatatatatatatatatatatatatatagacacacacaTACATCTTTCATGTTAAACCTCATCTATTTATATTTCTCCAAAGGGAGAATTAATTTAAACTAGTTCCGGTGAATTCTGATTCACACCAATTCACACCAATTCTGCGAGTTCAGCGGTTCACACTAATCACCACCTCCAAAGTTTATGTCCACCACCTCTTGCAAATTCATTTCCGAAAACTTAGAAATGAAATAAGATTAGTATTAATTTGTTTATATACATGAacgaatttaattttttttttatttttttaatatttgtttATCATTTAGGTGAGTTAATT
This sequence is a window from Apium graveolens cultivar Ventura chromosome 9, ASM990537v1, whole genome shotgun sequence. Protein-coding genes within it:
- the LOC141683947 gene encoding uncharacterized protein LOC141683947 → MQAAKKPGVVINLGSASGLYPMYGDPIYSCSKGGVVLFTRSLVPYKKEGIRINVLCPEFVRTDLALKVDSQLIEKMGGYVSMEAVIKGAFELITDETRAGSCLWITNRRGMEYWPTPMEEAKYLVRPYRLREKSQTISNSRVQLPESFEKIIVHTLSHKFRSATSIVKKPLRLPIKSDHVLVKIIYAGVNASDVNFSSGRYFSGNSKEIESRLPFDAGFEAVGLIAAVGDSVRHLKVGSPAAIMIFGGYSEFTMVPSKHILPVARPDPEVVAMLTSGLTASISLEKAAQMDHGKVVLVTAAAGGTGQFAVQLAKLAGNTVIATCGGKDKANLLKELGVDRVIDYKAEDIKTVLKEEFPKGVDIVYESVGGQMFDLCLNALAIYGRLVVIGMISQYQGEHGWKPLNYTGVCEKLLAKSQTLVGFFLNHYTHVWQQHLDKLVQLYTMGKLKVLIDPKRFLGLHSVADAVEHLHSGKSVGKVVVCIDPSYSNQSSKL